In a single window of the Thiohalophilus sp. genome:
- a CDS encoding glutamate synthase subunit beta, which produces MGNTFQFLQVKRIDPEKKRVNIRIKEYREIYGQYDAESAAQQADRCLECGNPYCEWKCPVHNYIPNWLKLIAEGNITEAAELSHRTNSLPEICGRVCPQDRLCEGACTLNDGFGAVTIGSIEKYISDTAFEQGWRPDMSGVEATGKKVAVIGAGPAGLGCADVLARNGVAVTVYDRYPEIGGLLTFGIPEFKLEKEVVHKRREIFEGMGIEFRLGVEIGKDIAFKAIADQYDAVFLGMGTYKYMTAGIAGEDLHGVYAALDFLISNVNHCYNYEKDPKDYISMQGRHVVVLGGGDTAMDCNRTSIRQGAASVTCAYRRDEANMPGSKREVGNAKEEGVKFMWNRQPVEIVGNGQVEGVKVVTTQLGEPDERGRRRPEPVAGSEEIIMADAVIIAFGFQPSPGDWFEEYQIAIDERGRVKAPQKQEYKHQTANPKIFAGGDMVRGSDLVVTAVYEGREAAEGILDYLEV; this is translated from the coding sequence ATGGGTAACACGTTTCAGTTTTTACAGGTCAAGCGCATCGATCCGGAAAAGAAACGGGTCAATATCCGGATCAAGGAATATCGCGAGATCTATGGTCAGTACGATGCCGAGTCGGCGGCACAGCAGGCAGACCGTTGTCTGGAGTGTGGCAATCCCTATTGCGAATGGAAATGCCCGGTCCATAACTATATTCCCAACTGGCTGAAGCTGATCGCCGAAGGTAATATCACCGAGGCCGCCGAGCTGTCCCATCGCACCAACTCCCTGCCCGAGATCTGCGGCCGGGTCTGCCCGCAGGATCGCCTCTGCGAGGGCGCCTGCACCCTGAACGACGGTTTCGGCGCGGTGACCATCGGCTCCATCGAAAAATACATCAGCGATACCGCCTTCGAACAGGGCTGGCGGCCCGACATGAGCGGTGTCGAGGCGACCGGCAAAAAGGTTGCCGTGATCGGTGCCGGCCCGGCCGGTCTGGGCTGCGCCGATGTGCTGGCGCGCAACGGGGTTGCTGTCACCGTCTATGATCGTTATCCGGAGATCGGCGGCCTGCTGACCTTCGGGATTCCCGAATTCAAGCTGGAAAAGGAAGTCGTCCACAAGCGCCGCGAGATATTCGAAGGCATGGGCATCGAATTCAGGCTCGGCGTGGAGATCGGCAAGGACATCGCCTTCAAGGCGATCGCGGATCAATATGACGCGGTGTTCCTGGGGATGGGGACCTACAAATACATGACCGCCGGGATCGCCGGTGAGGATCTGCACGGGGTTTACGCGGCGCTCGATTTTCTGATTTCGAATGTGAATCATTGTTATAACTACGAAAAAGATCCGAAAGATTACATCAGCATGCAGGGTCGCCACGTGGTGGTGCTGGGCGGGGGTGATACCGCCATGGATTGCAACCGGACCTCGATTCGCCAGGGTGCCGCCTCGGTGACCTGTGCCTATCGGCGCGATGAAGCCAACATGCCCGGTTCCAAACGGGAAGTGGGCAATGCCAAGGAAGAGGGCGTGAAGTTCATGTGGAACCGTCAGCCGGTGGAGATCGTCGGCAACGGCCAGGTGGAAGGCGTCAAGGTGGTGACCACGCAGCTGGGCGAACCCGACGAGCGCGGCCGTCGCCGTCCCGAACCGGTGGCCGGCTCCGAAGAGATCATCATGGCCGATGCGGTGATCATCGCCTTCGGTTTCCAGCCCAGCCCCGGTGACTGGTTCGAGGAATACCAGATCGCGATCGATGAACGCGGTCGGGTCAAGGCCCCGCAAAAACAGGAATACAAACACCAGACCGCCAATCCGAAGATCTTCGCCGGCGGCGACATGGTACGCGGCTCCGACCTGGTGGTCACCGCCGTCTACGAAGGCCGCGAAGCCGCCGAAGGCATCCTCGACTATCTTGAGGTGTGA
- the hemE gene encoding uroporphyrinogen decarboxylase, with amino-acid sequence MTELKNDRLLKALAREPVDVTPVWMMRQAGRYLPEYRATREKAGSFLDLCKNPELATEVTMQPLDRFDLDAAILFSDILTIPDAMDLGLYFAEGEGPCFERPLRSAAAIEQLPVPDVADSLGYVMDAVSTIRRELDGRMPLIGFSGSPWTLATYMVEGGTTKEFALVKGLLYENPRAMHQLLEKLAHTVIDYLNAQIAAGAQAVMIFDTWGGVLTTRDYSEFSLHYMRRIIAGLTREHEGRKVPVIIFSKGGCQWLEDQADIGADALGLDWTIDIGLARQRVGQQVALQGNMDPCVLYASPERIRAEVATILESYGPGEGHIFNLGHGIHQHVDPEHARAFIDAVHELSVPYHGG; translated from the coding sequence ATGACTGAATTGAAAAATGATCGTTTGTTGAAGGCCCTGGCGCGTGAGCCGGTGGATGTGACGCCGGTGTGGATGATGCGCCAGGCCGGGCGTTATCTGCCCGAGTATCGCGCCACGCGTGAGAAGGCCGGCAGTTTTCTGGATCTGTGCAAGAACCCGGAGCTGGCCACCGAGGTAACGATGCAGCCGCTGGATCGCTTCGATCTGGATGCGGCGATTCTGTTTTCCGATATTCTGACCATTCCCGATGCCATGGACCTGGGCCTCTACTTTGCCGAGGGCGAAGGTCCCTGCTTTGAGCGGCCGCTGCGTTCGGCCGCGGCGATCGAGCAACTGCCGGTCCCCGATGTCGCCGACAGCCTCGGTTATGTGATGGACGCAGTGAGCACGATTCGTCGCGAGCTGGACGGCCGGATGCCGCTGATCGGTTTCTCCGGCAGTCCCTGGACCCTGGCCACCTACATGGTGGAGGGTGGCACCACCAAGGAGTTCGCCCTGGTCAAAGGGTTGCTCTACGAAAATCCCCGGGCGATGCACCAGTTGCTGGAGAAGCTGGCGCATACCGTGATCGACTACCTCAATGCCCAGATCGCCGCCGGCGCCCAGGCGGTGATGATCTTCGACACCTGGGGCGGGGTGCTGACCACGCGGGATTACAGTGAATTCTCCCTCCACTATATGCGCCGGATCATCGCCGGTCTGACCCGCGAGCACGAAGGTCGCAAGGTGCCGGTGATCATCTTCAGCAAAGGGGGCTGCCAGTGGCTGGAGGATCAGGCCGACATCGGTGCCGACGCGCTGGGACTGGACTGGACCATCGACATCGGCCTGGCCCGCCAGCGGGTAGGTCAGCAGGTTGCCCTGCAGGGGAATATGGATCCCTGCGTCCTCTACGCCTCCCCCGAGCGCATCCGCGCCGAAGTGGCCACTATCCTGGAGAGCTATGGGCCGGGCGAGGGACACATCTTCAATCTGGGACACGGCATTCACCAGCATGTGGACCCGGAACACGCCCGCGCCTTTATTGACGCCGTCCACGAATTGAGTGTCCCCTACCACGGCGGTTAA
- a CDS encoding rhodanese-like domain-containing protein: protein MRVLVGFLSLLLIAVSSAQANDEFPGRSLYLDVPHIELDELAKRYDEVIIVDVRSGYEYDTLHIKKAINISLGASDYVDRMHQLRQANPDKTIVTYCNGKTCMKSYKAARKALQRGVENVVSFDAGIMDWAQNQPERSVLLGESPLDPAKLIAKPVFKQHLIKPEEFVGNANRDGNMIVDARDPLQRAGYALFMGKEHRASLADEKKMGELIAKAARTGETMYIYDEAGKQVRWLMYRLEQRGVKDYYFMEGGTNAFYKKLREEFAKGD from the coding sequence ATGCGTGTACTTGTCGGTTTTTTGAGTCTGCTTCTGATCGCGGTCTCTTCGGCGCAGGCCAATGACGAATTCCCCGGTCGCAGTCTGTATCTGGATGTCCCGCATATCGAACTCGATGAACTGGCCAAACGCTATGACGAGGTGATTATCGTCGATGTCCGCTCCGGCTATGAATACGATACCCTGCATATCAAAAAGGCGATCAATATTTCACTCGGTGCCTCCGATTATGTCGATCGCATGCACCAGCTGCGTCAGGCAAATCCGGATAAGACCATTGTGACCTACTGTAACGGCAAGACCTGCATGAAGTCCTACAAGGCGGCGCGTAAAGCGTTGCAGCGCGGCGTTGAGAATGTAGTCTCATTCGATGCCGGGATCATGGACTGGGCACAAAACCAGCCGGAACGGTCGGTGCTGCTGGGTGAGTCGCCACTGGATCCGGCAAAACTGATCGCCAAGCCGGTGTTCAAACAACATTTGATAAAACCGGAGGAGTTTGTCGGTAATGCCAACCGGGATGGCAACATGATCGTCGATGCACGTGATCCGTTACAGCGCGCGGGTTATGCGCTGTTCATGGGCAAGGAACACCGGGCCTCCCTGGCGGATGAAAAGAAAATGGGCGAGTTGATCGCCAAAGCGGCCAGGACCGGTGAGACTATGTATATCTATGACGAAGCCGGCAAGCAGGTACGCTGGTTGATGTATCGTCTCGAACAGCGTGGTGTGAAGGACTACTACTTCATGGAGGGCGGCACCAACGCCTTCTACAAGAAATTGCGTGAGGAGTTCGCCAAAGGCGACTGA
- the xerC gene encoding tyrosine recombinase XerC, whose translation MNTSAQQAVQDYLAKLQNERQVSPHTLSNYQRDLQQLAAFCAAHDLTDWSQLDSQHVRQYVAQRHRNGLGARSLQRALSAMRGFFDFLIRAGRLNHNPARDIQAPKIKRKLPHTLDVDKTAALLDLQGKDPLVIRDRAILELFYSSGLRLAELVQLDRSQLDLAEAQVSLHGKGNKSRIVPVGRQALAALQAWLVVRQAIPLQDEQALFVSRQGRRISGRNIQKRLREWAQRQGIDVPVHPHMLRHSFASHLLESSGDLRAVQELLGHSDISTTQIYTHLDFQHLARVYDQAHPRARKKRRD comes from the coding sequence ATGAACACCAGCGCACAGCAAGCCGTGCAGGATTATCTGGCCAAGCTGCAAAACGAACGCCAGGTTTCTCCCCACACCCTCAGCAATTACCAGCGCGATCTGCAACAACTCGCCGCGTTTTGTGCCGCGCACGATCTGACTGACTGGTCGCAACTGGATAGCCAGCATGTTCGTCAATATGTGGCACAACGCCATCGCAACGGCCTGGGCGCCCGCAGCCTGCAGCGGGCCCTGTCGGCCATGCGCGGGTTTTTTGATTTTCTGATCCGCGCGGGCCGACTCAACCATAACCCGGCCCGCGACATCCAGGCGCCGAAGATCAAACGCAAGCTGCCGCACACCCTGGACGTGGACAAGACCGCCGCGCTGCTGGATCTGCAGGGCAAGGATCCCCTGGTCATCCGCGATCGCGCCATTCTGGAACTGTTTTACTCCTCGGGGCTGCGCCTGGCCGAACTGGTGCAACTGGATCGATCCCAGCTGGATCTGGCCGAGGCGCAGGTGAGCCTGCACGGCAAGGGTAACAAAAGCCGCATCGTCCCCGTTGGCCGGCAGGCATTGGCGGCGTTGCAGGCCTGGCTCGTCGTCCGCCAGGCTATCCCCTTGCAAGATGAACAGGCTTTGTTTGTCAGTCGCCAGGGGCGGCGGATCTCCGGGCGCAATATTCAAAAACGCCTGCGCGAATGGGCGCAGCGCCAGGGTATCGATGTCCCGGTTCATCCCCACATGCTGCGTCACTCCTTTGCCAGCCATCTGCTCGAATCGAGCGGCGATCTGCGCGCGGTGCAGGAACTGCTCGGCCACTCGGACATCAGCACCACCCAGATCTATACCCATCTCGATTTCCAGCATCTTGCCAGGGTCTATGATCAGGCCCATCCCCGGGCGCGCAAGAAGCGGCGTGACTGA
- a CDS encoding metal ABC transporter substrate-binding protein codes for MMRSFNKPVFLALFALLFATASQAVAKVDVLACEPEWAALAEAIGQQQVSVVSATTAYQDPHHIEARPSLIARARNADMVVCTGAELEVGWLPLLLRQSGNGRIQQGKPGYFMAAGQVDLIEKLEQVDRSMGDIHAAGNPHLHLDPYRLLQVAGQLARRLEKIDPYNAAAYQANLEAFSERWQSAITAWEKKAQPLHGKKAVVQHRTWSYLFAWLGIEAVADLEPKPGLPPTSGHLASLLENIQRDRPDFIILAAYQNDRGAKWLSRRSQLAVITLPYTVGGSEQAGDLFSLYDAMLNQLLEASQ; via the coding sequence ATGATGCGAAGCTTTAACAAACCAGTCTTCCTTGCATTATTCGCCCTCCTGTTCGCCACGGCCTCTCAGGCCGTGGCGAAAGTGGACGTGCTGGCCTGCGAACCGGAATGGGCGGCGCTGGCCGAGGCGATTGGTCAACAGCAGGTCAGTGTCGTTTCCGCGACAACCGCCTACCAGGATCCGCATCACATCGAGGCCCGGCCATCGCTGATTGCGCGAGCCCGTAATGCGGATATGGTGGTTTGCACCGGTGCGGAACTGGAGGTGGGCTGGCTGCCGCTGTTGCTGCGCCAGTCCGGTAACGGGCGGATTCAGCAGGGCAAGCCGGGGTATTTTATGGCGGCCGGGCAGGTGGATCTGATCGAAAAGCTCGAGCAAGTGGATCGCAGTATGGGCGATATCCATGCCGCCGGAAATCCGCATCTGCATCTGGATCCCTATCGATTGTTGCAAGTTGCCGGGCAACTTGCACGGCGACTGGAGAAGATCGATCCGTATAACGCCGCCGCGTATCAGGCCAATCTCGAGGCGTTTTCCGAACGCTGGCAGTCGGCCATTACTGCATGGGAGAAAAAAGCGCAACCGCTACACGGCAAGAAGGCGGTGGTGCAACACCGTACCTGGAGCTATCTGTTTGCCTGGTTAGGGATCGAGGCGGTCGCCGATCTGGAGCCGAAGCCCGGCTTGCCGCCGACCAGCGGACATCTGGCAAGTCTGCTGGAGAATATTCAACGCGACAGGCCCGACTTCATTATTCTTGCGGCCTACCAGAATGATCGGGGGGCAAAATGGTTGTCGCGGCGAAGTCAGCTTGCGGTGATTACCCTGCCCTATACCGTCGGTGGCAGCGAGCAGGCCGGGGATCTGTTCAGTCTGTATGACGCCATGCTGAATCAGTTACTGGAGGCCAGCCAGTGA
- a CDS encoding PA2778 family cysteine peptidase, giving the protein MILTGLLPGGCAGTPQSDRLLESAPADLNPVVELTDVPFHPQEAYQCGPASLAMLANWQAVDITPQELTPKLYIPGKKGSLQIELLSNTRQLGLIPYVLKPELHDLLREVEAGNPVLVFQNLALDWYPRWHYAVLIGYDLNADTIILRSGTDQRRLNTLAQFERTWQRADRWAMLALQPGQLPATVEYWRYLRTLASMEQVNRHGPAAAGYRAGLQQWPEDVRLLMGLANSQYAQGQTAATMTTLHQLLDARPDYAPAHNNLAHLYLQQGRLTRAEQHARRAVALGGEHLGTYQQTLEEILQRQQLE; this is encoded by the coding sequence TTGATCCTGACGGGTTTGCTGCCTGGCGGCTGTGCCGGAACACCGCAAAGCGATCGCCTGCTCGAGTCCGCTCCGGCCGACCTCAACCCGGTGGTGGAACTGACTGACGTCCCGTTTCATCCCCAGGAAGCCTATCAGTGTGGTCCCGCCTCACTGGCCATGCTTGCCAACTGGCAGGCTGTCGATATCACACCGCAGGAACTGACCCCGAAACTCTATATTCCCGGCAAAAAAGGCAGTCTGCAGATAGAACTGCTCAGCAATACCCGCCAACTGGGGCTGATCCCTTATGTCCTGAAACCCGAACTGCACGATCTGCTGCGCGAGGTCGAGGCAGGCAATCCGGTGCTGGTATTCCAGAATCTGGCCCTGGACTGGTATCCCCGCTGGCATTATGCGGTGCTGATCGGTTATGACCTCAATGCCGATACGATCATCCTGCGTTCGGGGACCGATCAACGACGTCTCAATACCCTGGCCCAGTTCGAACGCACCTGGCAGCGGGCCGATCGCTGGGCCATGCTGGCACTTCAACCGGGACAACTGCCGGCCACGGTGGAATACTGGCGTTATCTGCGCACCCTCGCCAGCATGGAACAGGTGAACCGACACGGGCCGGCGGCAGCGGGATACCGCGCCGGGTTGCAACAGTGGCCGGAGGATGTGCGCCTGCTGATGGGGCTGGCTAACAGTCAGTATGCACAGGGTCAAACCGCCGCAACGATGACGACCTTGCACCAATTACTCGATGCCCGACCCGATTATGCGCCCGCGCATAACAATCTGGCACACCTCTATTTGCAGCAAGGACGATTAACCCGGGCCGAACAACATGCCCGGCGCGCTGTGGCACTGGGCGGCGAACACCTCGGGACGTATCAACAAACGCTTGAGGAAATTCTTCAACGTCAACAGCTGGAGTAA
- a CDS encoding metal ABC transporter permease, which translates to MKSDDLMLQLGIILPALLAGMLILSTHVPLGREVLQRGIIFLDLAIAQMAALGLIIAHFIGLEAHGALINQLVAVSAAVVGASLLYQVRHAPAAIQEALIGILFMLAATGSILLLAKDPHGGERLREVLVGQILWVEYSDLIATAIIYAVILALWFGWRERLGSYGFYPVFAVTITLSTQLVGVYLVFASLIIPALASLHWRRPGLAAYAIGVTGYFVGLLCSALFDLPSGAMIAWGLGIAGGLFYLLSRKQRAR; encoded by the coding sequence GTGAAATCTGATGATCTGATGTTGCAACTTGGCATCATCCTGCCGGCCTTGCTGGCCGGTATGTTGATCCTGAGTACCCATGTCCCGCTCGGCCGGGAAGTCCTGCAACGGGGCATCATCTTCCTGGATCTGGCCATTGCCCAGATGGCGGCGCTGGGACTGATCATCGCGCATTTTATCGGGCTGGAAGCGCACGGGGCATTGATCAATCAGCTGGTGGCGGTCAGCGCCGCCGTGGTTGGTGCCAGTTTGTTGTACCAGGTACGCCATGCCCCCGCTGCGATTCAGGAGGCCCTGATCGGCATCCTGTTCATGCTGGCGGCGACGGGCAGTATTCTGTTGCTGGCCAAGGATCCGCATGGTGGAGAGCGATTGCGTGAAGTACTGGTCGGACAGATCCTGTGGGTGGAATACAGCGACCTGATCGCCACCGCGATCATCTATGCCGTGATCCTGGCGCTCTGGTTCGGTTGGCGGGAGAGGCTTGGCAGCTACGGCTTTTATCCCGTTTTTGCCGTGACCATTACCCTCTCCACGCAACTGGTGGGTGTCTATCTGGTGTTTGCCAGTTTGATCATTCCGGCGCTGGCCTCTCTGCACTGGCGTCGACCGGGTCTGGCGGCCTACGCTATCGGTGTGACCGGGTATTTTGTGGGGCTGCTGTGCTCAGCATTATTTGATCTGCCTTCGGGGGCCATGATTGCCTGGGGACTGGGAATAGCCGGCGGGTTGTTTTATCTGCTGAGCCGAAAACAGCGGGCGCGATAA
- a CDS encoding CoA-binding protein, with protein sequence MAFTNPSLEEIRALLGTIRHIAVVGLSPKPNRPSHQVASALQQFGYHIIPVRPAVDDVLGETAYANLADAPGPIDLVDVFRAPDQIAPIIDACIELKLPAIWLQDGVINETEAQRARDAGLTVIMDRCIYRDYMNLMR encoded by the coding sequence ATGGCCTTCACCAACCCCAGCCTTGAGGAAATCCGTGCCCTGCTCGGCACGATCCGGCACATTGCGGTGGTCGGTCTTTCTCCCAAACCAAACCGGCCCAGTCACCAGGTGGCCAGCGCGCTGCAACAGTTCGGCTACCACATTATTCCGGTCCGCCCGGCGGTGGACGACGTCCTCGGCGAGACAGCCTACGCAAACCTCGCCGACGCCCCCGGCCCCATCGATCTGGTCGACGTGTTCCGCGCCCCGGACCAGATCGCGCCGATCATCGACGCCTGCATCGAACTCAAACTGCCGGCCATCTGGCTGCAGGACGGCGTGATCAACGAAACCGAAGCCCAACGCGCCCGCGACGCCGGCCTCACTGTGATCATGGACCGCTGCATCTACCGCGACTATATGAATCTGATGCGTTAA
- a CDS encoding DUF2797 domain-containing protein, giving the protein MGAGRKLCDNPLMEIIGNIRKLTTHLSDPVDYQLPIGDQQLAMSPLFGRAIQLQFLGEIHCIECGRKTSKSFNQGYCYPCFRSLAQCDSCIVKPEQCHYFEGTCREPEWAAQHCLRDHYVYLANSSGIKVGITRGSQIPTRWMDQGASQALPIMRVKNRLISGLAEVILKQHVADKTAWQRMLKGEPEFVDLATRRDELFEQCRNELNQLAAQQGEDSLSLLTDETVVDIRYPVTAYPQKITSLNFDKTPLIEGVLQGIKGQYLILSSGVLNLRKFSGYKLQLTSP; this is encoded by the coding sequence ATGGGCGCCGGACGTAAACTGTGCGACAATCCGCTCATGGAAATTATCGGTAATATTCGCAAGCTCACCACGCACCTGTCTGATCCGGTCGATTACCAGCTACCCATCGGGGATCAACAGCTGGCAATGAGCCCCTTGTTTGGCCGGGCCATCCAATTGCAGTTCCTCGGCGAGATTCACTGTATCGAATGCGGTCGCAAGACCAGCAAAAGCTTCAACCAGGGCTATTGTTATCCCTGCTTCCGCTCCCTGGCCCAGTGCGACAGCTGCATCGTCAAGCCCGAGCAATGCCACTATTTCGAAGGGACCTGCCGCGAGCCGGAATGGGCCGCGCAGCACTGTCTGCGGGACCATTATGTCTATCTGGCCAATTCGTCGGGCATCAAGGTGGGGATTACCCGGGGCAGCCAGATCCCGACCCGCTGGATGGACCAGGGGGCTTCTCAGGCACTGCCGATCATGCGGGTTAAAAACCGCCTGATCTCCGGTCTGGCGGAAGTGATTCTCAAGCAACACGTGGCGGACAAGACCGCCTGGCAGCGAATGCTCAAGGGCGAACCCGAGTTCGTCGATCTGGCGACGCGCCGGGATGAGCTGTTCGAACAATGCCGTAATGAACTGAATCAGCTGGCGGCGCAACAAGGTGAGGATAGCCTGAGCCTGTTGACCGATGAGACCGTGGTGGACATCCGCTATCCGGTCACCGCTTATCCGCAGAAGATCACTTCCCTGAACTTCGACAAAACCCCACTCATTGAAGGTGTGCTACAGGGAATCAAGGGGCAATATCTGATTTTAAGCAGCGGCGTCTTGAACCTGCGCAAGTTTTCGGGTTATAAGCTGCAGCTGACCTCTCCATGA
- the dapF gene encoding diaminopimelate epimerase — MPLRFTKMHGLGNDFVVFDAINQVVDLSREQIRQLADRRFGIGCDQLLLVEPPREADVDFTYRIFNADGGEVEQCGNGARCFARFVRDKGLIDRDTIEVATAAGRMTLQIEPDGQVTVNMGVPHFAPADVPFEAQAPADRYDLQVGDQTLSIGVVALGNPHAVLEVDNIDTAPVRQLGPKIESHPRFPRRVNAGFMQILDAGHIRLRVYERGAGETLACGSGACAAVVVGRQQGRLGDMVEVALPGGALHIQWQGGNAPVLMTGPATTVFEGNIQVQG, encoded by the coding sequence ATGCCCTTACGGTTTACCAAAATGCACGGCCTGGGCAATGACTTCGTAGTCTTCGATGCCATAAATCAGGTGGTTGATCTGAGTCGCGAGCAGATCCGCCAGCTGGCGGATCGCCGCTTCGGCATCGGCTGTGATCAGCTGTTGCTGGTGGAGCCGCCGCGCGAGGCGGACGTCGATTTTACCTACCGGATATTCAACGCCGACGGCGGCGAGGTGGAACAGTGTGGCAACGGCGCGCGCTGCTTTGCCCGCTTCGTGCGCGACAAGGGCCTGATCGATCGCGACACCATCGAGGTGGCTACCGCCGCCGGGCGCATGACCCTGCAGATCGAGCCCGACGGGCAGGTGACCGTGAATATGGGCGTGCCACACTTTGCGCCGGCGGATGTGCCGTTTGAGGCACAAGCCCCCGCCGATCGCTACGATCTGCAGGTGGGGGATCAAACCCTCAGTATTGGTGTCGTTGCGCTGGGCAATCCGCATGCGGTGCTTGAAGTAGACAATATTGACACCGCCCCGGTCAGGCAACTGGGCCCGAAAATCGAGTCCCACCCCCGTTTTCCCCGGCGGGTGAATGCCGGGTTTATGCAGATACTCGATGCCGGCCATATCCGCCTGCGGGTCTACGAGCGCGGCGCCGGCGAGACCCTGGCCTGCGGCAGCGGCGCCTGCGCGGCGGTGGTTGTGGGTCGCCAACAGGGCCGACTTGGTGATATGGTTGAGGTCGCCCTGCCCGGCGGGGCCCTGCATATCCAGTGGCAGGGAGGGAATGCACCCGTACTGATGACCGGCCCGGCAACAACGGTGTTTGAAGGCAACATCCAGGTTCAGGGGTAA
- a CDS encoding PA2779 family protein, whose protein sequence is MYLLRKFRKGFSLFILTTMLSLGITAPGYAAMLGTNDILAGDSLQQERAHVKEVLQRDEVRDQLVALGVDPADAIERVDAMTEQEIRMLAGQLEELPAGASALGLLAFVLVVLLITDLLNLTNVYNI, encoded by the coding sequence ATGTATCTGCTCCGCAAATTTCGTAAGGGCTTTAGTCTGTTCATTCTTACCACTATGCTGTCACTGGGGATCACGGCACCCGGTTACGCAGCCATGCTCGGTACCAATGACATTCTCGCTGGCGACAGCCTCCAGCAGGAACGGGCGCACGTAAAAGAAGTACTCCAGCGGGACGAAGTCCGGGACCAGTTGGTCGCGCTTGGTGTCGATCCGGCCGATGCGATCGAACGAGTTGATGCCATGACCGAACAGGAGATCCGGATGTTGGCCGGTCAGCTTGAGGAACTGCCTGCCGGCGCAAGCGCGCTGGGACTGCTCGCCTTTGTGCTGGTCGTTCTGTTGATTACCGATCTGCTTAACCTGACCAACGTCTACAATATCTGA
- a CDS encoding DUF484 family protein translates to MSNRQENPLAVDKEFEREVVRYLRDNPDFFERHLDLLADMVLPHQPQGAVSLIERQVSVLRDQKQQLKQRLQELTDYARQNEDLSTRLNKLILDLLDTDDFDSLLGLIQERLKSDFEADAVVIRLFNSGAPILKAHPDIMDWSEPALGAFEKVIDGRKPVCGPLKPGQLDALFNDYADVVRSAALIPLVESESSKQCIGLLAIGSQDPQRFRANMGTLFLSHLSHVLTRILKLHLGS, encoded by the coding sequence ATGAGCAATCGCCAGGAAAACCCGCTTGCCGTGGACAAGGAGTTCGAGCGCGAGGTGGTGCGCTACCTGCGCGACAATCCCGATTTTTTCGAGCGCCATCTGGACCTGCTGGCGGACATGGTGCTGCCGCATCAGCCGCAGGGTGCCGTCTCCCTGATCGAGCGCCAGGTCTCGGTGCTGCGCGATCAAAAGCAGCAGCTCAAGCAACGCCTCCAGGAACTGACCGATTACGCCCGGCAAAACGAGGATCTCAGTACCCGGCTGAACAAGCTGATTCTGGATCTGCTGGATACCGATGACTTCGACAGCCTGCTGGGCCTGATCCAGGAGCGCCTCAAGTCCGACTTCGAGGCCGACGCGGTAGTGATTCGCCTGTTCAACTCCGGTGCGCCGATCCTCAAGGCCCATCCCGATATCATGGACTGGAGCGAACCGGCACTCGGTGCCTTTGAAAAAGTGATCGACGGCCGCAAACCGGTCTGCGGCCCCCTCAAACCGGGCCAACTCGATGCCCTGTTTAACGATTATGCCGACGTGGTGCGTTCCGCCGCGCTGATTCCGCTGGTGGAAAGCGAATCCAGCAAACAGTGTATCGGCCTGCTCGCCATCGGCAGCCAGGATCCACAACGCTTTCGCGCCAATATGGGGACCCTGTTCCTGTCTCATCTGAGCCACGTGCTCACCCGGATTCTGAAGCTCCATCTGGGCTCATGA